A stretch of DNA from Microbacterium saperdae:
CCCTCGCCGGACTCTCGCTCACCGGTGGCGCACTGGCATGGTCGGTCGCCGCGACGGTGCAGGGACGCATGGGCGCGCGGCTGTCGAGCGTCATCGCGGTGCGGATCGGCACGGTCCTCGTGCTCATCGGCATCGCTCTGGCCCTCGCGACCGCGACCCTCCGCGCGGACGCCGCACTGATCATCGCCGCCTGGATCGTCGCAGGAACCGGCATGGGGTTGATGAGCCCGCGGACCAGCGCGCTCACCCTCGCCCTGTCGACGCCAGAGACGCAGGGCTTCAACAGCTCGGCCATGACGGTCGCGGACTCCTTCGGCAGCGCACTGGCCCTCGCCATCACGGGGGTGCTGTTCGCGAGCCTGGTGTCGGTCGCCGATCCGTTCACCGCCGTGTTCACCCTCGCCGCGGTCATCGGCATCGTCGCGGTGGTGCTGGCGCCCCGGCTCGCGACGCGCGAGCCTCAGCCCGTCGAGGTCTGACCCGGGAACCCTGAAACGGCGCGCCGGGGAACATCCGCCCCCTGATCCGACGTTGGTCTTGAACATGGCGACCGGCGACGAGAGGCTTGGGTCATGAGCGCTGACAACACACGGACCGACGAATACGACCTGATCGTGCTGGGCGGGGGACCCGTCGGCGAGAACGTCGCGGACCGCGCCGTGCAGGGCGGACTCACGGCGATCATCGTCGAGAGCGAGCTCGTCGGAGGGGAGTGCTCGTACTGGGCGTGCATGCCGTCGAAGGCTCTGCTGCGCTCCGCACAGGCGCTCAGGGCCGCGCAGCATGTGGCCGGTGCCGCCGAGGCGGTGACCGGAAAGCTCGACGTGCGTGCCGTGTTCGACCGCCGTGACTCGTTCACCAGCAACTGGTCGGACGACGGTCAGGTGAAGTGGCTCGACTCGGCCGGCATCGACCTGGCCCGCGGGCACGGACGCCTCACGGGCGAGCGCGAGGTGACCGTGACGGATGCCGATGGCGGCACACGCGTGCTGCACGCCCGTCACGCGGTCGCGATCAGCACGGGATCGGATGCCGTCATCCCGCCCATCGACGGACTGCGTGAGGCGTCGCCGTGGACCAGCCGCGAAGCGACCAGTGCCGAGGAGCTCCCGGAATCGCTCGCCGTGATCGGCGGCGGTGTGGTCGCCGTGGAGATGGCGACCGCGTACGCGGCGCTCGGGTCGTCCGTGACGCTGATCGCCCGCGGTGACCTGCTGGCGTCGATGGAGCCGTTCGCGGGCGAGCGGGTGGCCGCGGGACTCCGCGAGCTCGGCGTCGATGTGCGCACCGGCACGGGCACCGCCTCGGTGCACCGCGGGGACGACGGCGTGACCGTGACCCTCGACGACGGTTCCACGGTGGTGGCGTCCGAGGTGCTGGCCGCGACAGGGCGCTCGCCGCGCAGCGGCGACATCGGTCTCGAGGTCGCCGGGCTCGCGCCTGGTCGTTGGATCGAGACGGATGACACGCTGCGCGTCCCGGGATCCGACTGGCTGTACGCGGTCGGGGACGTCAACGGGCGCGTGCTGCTGACGCACCAGGGCAAGTACCAGGCGCGCGCGGCGGGCGATGTGATCGTCGCCAGGGCGAAGGACGAGACCGTGGATGACGGGCCCTGGGGGCGTCACGTCGCGACGGCCGACCACGGTGCGGTGCCGCAGGTCACCTTCTCCTTCCCCGAGGTGGCATCGGTCGGGCTCACCGAGAAGGCGGCCCGCGACGACGGACGCGCGGTGCAGGTCGTCGACTACGACCTGGGCTGGGTCGCGGGAGCGAGCCTTTACGAAGACGGTTTCGAAGGCCAGGCGCGCCTCGTGATCGACACGGATCGCGACGTCGTGATCGGTGCGACGTTCGTCGGACCCGAGGTGGCCGAGCTCGTGCAGACCGCGACGGTCGCGATCGTGGGCGAGGTGCCGATCGCCCGGCTCTGGCACGCGGTGCCTTCGTACCCCACTGTCAGCGAGGTCTGGTTGCGGCTGCTCGAGGGCTACGGGCGGCAGTCGGCGTGATCCTCGCGGACGCCGTGGGAACTCGGATGACGCGCTGCGCCATCCGTTCCGGCGCGCGCTCCGAACAGTCGGTGAGTCATCTCGACGCTCTTCCGCGCCCGCGCCCGCGCGCCGGCGTGGATTGTGTCTCATATTGACGGCTTCGCGCGCAACCCTGGCGCGGATGTCGCAGACCTCTTATACGCTCGAACCCGAATCCGAGGAGGCAGGACCATGAAGGCTGTACTCGCAGGAACCGTCATCGCCGAAGCAGACGAGGGAGACCTCGTCCGCATCGAAGGAAACTGGTACTTCCCACCGGCTTCTGTCACGCCCGGAGTGCTCGTCGAGAGCCCCACCCCGTACACCTGTCCGTGGAAGGGCGTGTGCCAGTACTACTCGGTGCAGGCGGGCGGCAGCCTGCACACCGATCTCGCGTGGTCGTACCCCGACCCCTACCCCTCGGCCTTCGAGCGCGTCGGCACGGACTTCTCCGGCTACGTCGCGTTCGCCCCGGGCGTCGAGGTCGGACCGTAGTGACCTCCGTCTGCCGGCGCCGCGGCGCCGATGCACGCCTCGTCGATCGACCGACTGGAGACCAGCCATGATCGAATTCCGCAACGTCACCAAGCAGTTCCCCGACGGTACCGTCGCCGTCAACGACTTCAGCCTGGTGCTGCCGTCGCGAAAGACCACGGTGTTCGTCGGGTCGTCCGGCTGCGGCAAGACCACGCTGCTGCGCATGATCAACCGCATGGTCGAGCCGACCTCCGGCGACATCGAGATCGACGGCGAGAACGTGCTCGGCGGCGACCCGGTGCAGCTGCGGCGCCGCATCGGCTACGTGATGCAGAACTCCGGCCTCATGCCGCACTTCACGGTGATCGACAATGTCGCGACGGTCCTCCGGCTCACCGGTGTGAAGAAGCCGGAGGCGCACAAGCGGGCCCGCGCTCTGCTCGACACGGTGGGGCTCGACCAGGCGCTCGCAGATCGCTATCCCAGCCAGCTCTCGGGCGGCCAGCAGCAGCGCGTGGGCGTGGCCCGCGGCCTCGCCGCCGACCCCAACATCCTGCTGATGGACGAGCCGTTCGGTGCGGTCGACCCGATCGTGCGAGCCGACCTGCAGCAGGAGACGCTGCGTCTGCAGCACGAGCTCGACAAGACCGTCGTGTTCGTCACGCACGACATCGACGAGGCGTTCCTGCTCGGCGATCAGGTCGTCATCCTCGACAAGGGTGCGCGCATCGTGCAGGTGGGCAGTCCCAGCGAGATCATCGAGAACCCGGCCGATGACTTCGTCGCCGCGTTCATCGGCGCCGACCGCGGACGCCGGGCGCTGCACCTGAAGCGGACGCCCTACGGCACCGTCGTGGTCGACTCCGAGGGACGCACCCAGGGCGCGATCGTGGCGGCACCGGAGACGGATGGCGGTCCGCTCGCCGGGCCGGATGCCGTCGCCCTCGGCGCCGCGGAGAGCGGACTCACGTGAACTGGGTCACCGACAATCTCGGGCTGATCTTCGAGCTGACTCTGGTGCATCTGCGTCAGAGCATCATCCCGATCGTGCTCGGATTCGTGCTGTCGCTGCCCCTCGGCTGGGTCGCGTGGCGCTTCCGACTCGTACGTGGACCGATCATCGTGCTCACCGGGCTGCTGTACACGATCCCCTCGCTCGCGCTGCTGATCCTGCTGCCCTCCGTCGCCGGTTACTCGGCGCGCAGCGAGGCGAACCTGATGGTCGCGCTGACCATCTACGCGATCGCGATCCTCGTGCGAGCCGTGTCCGACGGCCTCGACTCGGTCGACGACGACGTGCGCCAGGCCGCCACCGCCACGGGCTTCGCGTCCTTCCGCCGCTTCTGGGCCGTGGAGTTCCCGCTCGCCGGACCGGTGATCCTCGCGGGTCTCCGGGTCACCGCCGTGAGCACGATCTCCCTCGCGACCGTCGGAATCCTGATCGGTGTCTCGAACCTGGGCTACCTCTTCACGAACGGACTCGACCGCCGCATCATCGCCGAAGTGTTCGCCGGCGTCATCGCGGTCGTCGTGATCGCCCTGATCCTCGATCTGATCCTGCTGCTCATCGGACGCGCGCTGATGCCCTGGACCACCGCTGCCAGCCGGGTCACCGCGAGCCGCGCCGTTCCTGTGAGGGCCGCCGCATGAACCTCTTCGCCCAGGCATTCGCCTGGATGCTCGCTCCCGCGCAGTGGACCGGGAACTACGCACTGCCCAAGCTCCTCGCCGAGCACCTCACGTTGACCGCGGTCTCCGTGCTGATCGCCATCGTGATCGCGGTGCCGATCGGGTGGCTCATCGGCCACACCGGCAAGGGCCGCGAGATCGCCGTCGCCGTCTCCGGCGCGGCGCGCGCGATCCCCGCCTTCGGGCTCATGATCCTTCTCGTGCTGCTGCTCGGAGTGCTCCGGGTTCCCCAGGCCGCCATCATCACGTTCGTGCTCCTCGCGATTCCCTCGCTCCTCGCCGGTGCCTACACCGGCCTCGAAGCCATCGACCGCCGGGTGATCGACGCGGCGAAGGCGATGGGCATGACCGGATGGCAGGTCTTCTGGAAGGTCGAGGTGCGCCTCGGTCTGCCTCTCCTCGTCGGCGGCATCCGCTCGGCGCTGTTGCAGGTCATCGCGACCGTGACCATCGCGGCCTACATCGGCCTCGGCGGTCTCGGCTATCCGATCATCCAGGGGATCCCGCTGCAGAAGTTCGACCAGGTGCTCGCCGGAGCGCTCCTGGTCGCGGCCCTCGCACTGATCGTCGATCTCCTGCTCGCGGCAGCGCAGCACGCCGCCGTCCCTGCCGGTCTGCGCACCAGCCGCCCGCCCCGACGTCGCGCGGCCACGCCGGCGCCGGCCGCCGCTCCCGCCACCGCCTGATCTTCCGCACCGGAACCGTCCCACACCGTCGTCCCCACAGCAGTCCCAGAAAAGAGGAAGTCCATGTTCACAGCACGAGGCAAGCGTTCCGCGGCCGTCGTCGGCCTGATCGCCGCCGCGACCATCGCCCTGTCCGCCTGCGGTTCGAGCAACCCGCTCTCCGAGCCGTCCGACGCCGGGGAGAGCGCCGGCAGCGGCGACACCATCGTCATCGGCTCGCAGGCCTACTACTCCAACGAGATCATCGCGGAGATCTACGCACAGGCTCTCGAGGCCGACGGCCACGAGGTCGACCGTCAGTTCAGCATCGGCCAGCGCGACGCGTACATGCCCGATGTCGAGTCCGGCGCGATCAACGTGTTCCCGGAGTACACGGGCAGCCTGCTCGAGTACATCTCGAAGGACGGTGTCACCGTCACCAGCCCCGACGACGTCTACAAGGCTCTGCAGGAGGCTCTGCCCGACGGCCTCACCGCCCTCGACTTCGCCGAGGCATCCGACCAGGACTCCTACACGGTGCTCAAGAGCTTCGCCGAGGAGAACGACCTGAAGACGATCGGCGACCTCAAGAACGTGACCACGCCGCTCACGATCGGCGCGGCACCCGAGTTCGAGCAGCGTCCGTACAGCCCGGCCAAGGCCAAGGAGGTCTACGGCGTCGACCTGGCGTTCTCGGCCACCGGCCCGACCACGCTCGAGTCGCTGCTCGCCGGCCAGATCCAGGTGGCAGACATCTACACGGCCGACCCGGCGTTCAAGACGGAAGACATCGTCGCTCTGGAAGACCCCGAGAACCTGATCATCTCGTCGAACGTCGTGCCGATCGTCTCGAGCGACATCGCCGACGAGGTCTCCGGTGTGCTCAACGCCATCAGCGCCAAGCTGACGGCCGACGAGCTCGTCTCCCTCAACGTCCTGAGCACGGTCGACCAGAAGTCGCCGAAGGACATCGCGAAGCAGTGGCTGACCGATAACGACCTGCTCTGAGTCGTCGTCACACGAAGTGCCCGGGCCCGGTGGGTCCGGGCACTTCTGCGTGTGGGCGGTTCTGCGTGTGGAGCCCTGCGCGCGCCCCTTCGCGCCTCCCTGCACCGAGACCCACCGGGGGTGCCGAGACCCACCGGTGGATCTGTTGCGCGGGGTGGGTCTCGGCGCGCGCGATGGGTCTCGACGGAAGGGGAAGGGGAAGGGGAAGGGGAAGGGAAAGGGGAAGGGGCGTCGCCGGGTCAGATCCGGGCGTCCTGCCGAGGGATCCAGACCTGCTTGATGATGATGAGGATGGATGCCGCCACCGGCACCGCCACGAGAGCGCCGAGCAGGCCGAGCAGCGTGCCGCCGGCGAGGGCACCGATCACGACCAGGGAACCGGGGATCGAGATCGCCTTGTTCATGACGCGCGGCGTGATGACGTACGCCTCGATCTGCATGTAGACGAGGTACACGATCGCGAAGATCAGCGCCCCGACCGGGTTCGTGAACAGGGCGAGCGTGGTGCCGATGATCCAGAACATCACCGAACCGACGAGCGGGATCAGCGTGATGCAGAACGCGACGGTCGCCATCAGCGGGGGGAAGGGCAGACCCAGGAAGAAGTAGAGCAGGAACGCGAGGACCGCGTTGAAGAAGGCCAGCACCACCATGCCCATCACGTAGCCGCCCACCGAGTCGGTGATCTGGTCGGTGATCTCGCTGGTGCGGGCACGGTCGCGGGCGGGGACCAGGCGCAGCAGGCTCTGCTTCATGCCGGGCAGCGATGCGACGAAGTAGAGCGTGAGCACCAGCACGACGATTACGCCGGAGATCCCCGTCGCGATGGAGGCGCCGACCTTCAGCGCCCCTCCGCCGATGGTCGCGATGTTGCCCGGATCCGTGAGGAACTTCTGCACGTCGGCGACGAGGTCTTCGAACTGATCGCCGAACTGCTTCTCCAGGGTCGCGTAGACGTCGCTGCGCTGGAAGTCCGCGATCATGCCGGGGACCGACCGCACGAAGCTGGCGATCTGCTCGATGACGACCGGCAGCACCATCCACAGGATCAGTGCGACGACCACGATCAGGCTCAGGATGACGATGAGCACCGAGACCGCGCGCCGGAGGCCGCGGCGTTCGAGGAAGCGCACGGAGGGGTCGAGCCCGAGCGCGGCGAACAGCGCGAGGGCGATGTAGATGAGGACGGTCGCGAGGTTGCTGAGGGCGAGGCCGAGCAGGATCGCCCCGAGTGCGCCGAGCGTCACCAGGAAGCCGAAGACGAAGGGGCGGTCGATCCGCGTCCAGAAGGAGCGGCTCGGCGTCATGGGCTCGACCGCGATCCGACGTGCCGGCTGCTGCTCGGAGGGCGCTGCCTCGACGGGGACGGACGCCATCGCCGGCTGCGCGATCTTCTCGGAGGCGCCGTCCGCGGCCTTCTCAGCGGGGGCGGATGCGGGCGACTCGTCGTTGCTCATGTGCTCACGATAGCGGTGCCCACGAACGGATCCCGGCTGCGCGCGGCCCTAGAGTAGGGGGCATGACCGCTGCCCCGGACCCGAAGGCCGAACTGCTCCGACTTCGCGCCAGCATCGACAACATCGACGCCGCGCTCATCTTCATGCTCGCCGAGCGTTTCCGCGCCACGCAGCAGGTGGGGCACCTGAAGGCCGAGTATGAGATGCCCGCATCCGATCCTGGTCGTGAGGAGCAGCAGGTCGCACGTCTGCGCGCGCTCGCCGAGGAGGCGCACCTCGACCCCGAGTTCGCCGAGAAGTGGTTCAACTTC
This window harbors:
- a CDS encoding AI-2E family transporter, with amino-acid sequence MSNDESPASAPAEKAADGASEKIAQPAMASVPVEAAPSEQQPARRIAVEPMTPSRSFWTRIDRPFVFGFLVTLGALGAILLGLALSNLATVLIYIALALFAALGLDPSVRFLERRGLRRAVSVLIVILSLIVVVALILWMVLPVVIEQIASFVRSVPGMIADFQRSDVYATLEKQFGDQFEDLVADVQKFLTDPGNIATIGGGALKVGASIATGISGVIVVLVLTLYFVASLPGMKQSLLRLVPARDRARTSEITDQITDSVGGYVMGMVVLAFFNAVLAFLLYFFLGLPFPPLMATVAFCITLIPLVGSVMFWIIGTTLALFTNPVGALIFAIVYLVYMQIEAYVITPRVMNKAISIPGSLVVIGALAGGTLLGLLGALVAVPVAASILIIIKQVWIPRQDARI
- a CDS encoding dihydrolipoyl dehydrogenase family protein, which produces MSADNTRTDEYDLIVLGGGPVGENVADRAVQGGLTAIIVESELVGGECSYWACMPSKALLRSAQALRAAQHVAGAAEAVTGKLDVRAVFDRRDSFTSNWSDDGQVKWLDSAGIDLARGHGRLTGEREVTVTDADGGTRVLHARHAVAISTGSDAVIPPIDGLREASPWTSREATSAEELPESLAVIGGGVVAVEMATAYAALGSSVTLIARGDLLASMEPFAGERVAAGLRELGVDVRTGTGTASVHRGDDGVTVTLDDGSTVVASEVLAATGRSPRSGDIGLEVAGLAPGRWIETDDTLRVPGSDWLYAVGDVNGRVLLTHQGKYQARAAGDVIVARAKDETVDDGPWGRHVATADHGAVPQVTFSFPEVASVGLTEKAARDDGRAVQVVDYDLGWVAGASLYEDGFEGQARLVIDTDRDVVIGATFVGPEVAELVQTATVAIVGEVPIARLWHAVPSYPTVSEVWLRLLEGYGRQSA
- a CDS encoding ABC transporter ATP-binding protein gives rise to the protein MIEFRNVTKQFPDGTVAVNDFSLVLPSRKTTVFVGSSGCGKTTLLRMINRMVEPTSGDIEIDGENVLGGDPVQLRRRIGYVMQNSGLMPHFTVIDNVATVLRLTGVKKPEAHKRARALLDTVGLDQALADRYPSQLSGGQQQRVGVARGLAADPNILLMDEPFGAVDPIVRADLQQETLRLQHELDKTVVFVTHDIDEAFLLGDQVVILDKGARIVQVGSPSEIIENPADDFVAAFIGADRGRRALHLKRTPYGTVVVDSEGRTQGAIVAAPETDGGPLAGPDAVALGAAESGLT
- a CDS encoding DUF427 domain-containing protein; this encodes MKAVLAGTVIAEADEGDLVRIEGNWYFPPASVTPGVLVESPTPYTCPWKGVCQYYSVQAGGSLHTDLAWSYPDPYPSAFERVGTDFSGYVAFAPGVEVGP
- a CDS encoding ABC transporter substrate-binding protein; translated protein: MFTARGKRSAAVVGLIAAATIALSACGSSNPLSEPSDAGESAGSGDTIVIGSQAYYSNEIIAEIYAQALEADGHEVDRQFSIGQRDAYMPDVESGAINVFPEYTGSLLEYISKDGVTVTSPDDVYKALQEALPDGLTALDFAEASDQDSYTVLKSFAEENDLKTIGDLKNVTTPLTIGAAPEFEQRPYSPAKAKEVYGVDLAFSATGPTTLESLLAGQIQVADIYTADPAFKTEDIVALEDPENLIISSNVVPIVSSDIADEVSGVLNAISAKLTADELVSLNVLSTVDQKSPKDIAKQWLTDNDLL
- a CDS encoding ABC transporter permease, producing MNLFAQAFAWMLAPAQWTGNYALPKLLAEHLTLTAVSVLIAIVIAVPIGWLIGHTGKGREIAVAVSGAARAIPAFGLMILLVLLLGVLRVPQAAIITFVLLAIPSLLAGAYTGLEAIDRRVIDAAKAMGMTGWQVFWKVEVRLGLPLLVGGIRSALLQVIATVTIAAYIGLGGLGYPIIQGIPLQKFDQVLAGALLVAALALIVDLLLAAAQHAAVPAGLRTSRPPRRRAATPAPAAAPATA
- a CDS encoding chorismate mutase — protein: MTAAPDPKAELLRLRASIDNIDAALIFMLAERFRATQQVGHLKAEYEMPASDPGREEQQVARLRALAEEAHLDPEFAEKWFNFVVAEVIRHHTEAAEGR
- a CDS encoding ABC transporter permease: MNWVTDNLGLIFELTLVHLRQSIIPIVLGFVLSLPLGWVAWRFRLVRGPIIVLTGLLYTIPSLALLILLPSVAGYSARSEANLMVALTIYAIAILVRAVSDGLDSVDDDVRQAATATGFASFRRFWAVEFPLAGPVILAGLRVTAVSTISLATVGILIGVSNLGYLFTNGLDRRIIAEVFAGVIAVVVIALILDLILLLIGRALMPWTTAASRVTASRAVPVRAAA